The Chryseobacterium sp. JV274 sequence ACTGAAGTTGGCGCCTTTTATTTTGTTTTTAGAATACCAAACAATAGTTTCTTTGAGGATTAGATCTTACACTAAAATATAATCATTATAAATTCATTTTCATTACATTCAGTTCAAAATCCATAAAAAAATGTAGATCATTATTGTTTATAAAATTACATCATTAATAATACTATTATCATCAAAACTTCTTTTAAAATTATTAAATACATCTATTTCTACTGATGAAATTTTTTATCGTTTAATTCAAAATCGTCATTGATATAATTTCGAGCCTTAATTAATTCATACCATTTTCGAGGTAAAGCGAAATTGTCATAATAGATATATTCCTGGAATAAATTAGTAAAAATAAAATCTCCATCTGTAAAATACGTTAAAGAAAATATTGGCTCAAGAGTGTAAGCATTTAGTCGTCTGTAAGAAGTTGAAACAATTGCTGGACAACTCTCTAAATAATTACACAATTTATTTCTAATTTCTGATGTATAGATTCCATTTTGTTGAAAGTCTTTTATTGATGGGAATTCGTTATCATTCTTACCATCAAAGTGAATAATTTCTTCTTTAAAGAAAGAAATTCCTCTATAATTCCATGATATGTAATTCATATTAATAAAATTATTCTCGGAAACAAATCCAATCATTTGATTGTTTATCAAACAGTTACAAACATTAACGCGTCCGTAGCATTTCTGGATGGTGAATTTCCAAAGCCCAAGAATCTACCAACTCTTTGCAGCCAATTCATTTTTTTGCCTTTAAGCACGATCTCTTCTATAACACCTTCATATATACTTAATTATTAAGAAGTATAACTTTTCTTATTTTATGCCTTAATTCTTGACTAAATTTTTTATTATTTTTAGCTGTAATCAAAAGCTGTTTAATATTACTGTTTAAACATTCCATTTTAATAATAAAATATAAACATAAATTCAACCAGTAACCTTGGTCATGATCAATAATATCTTTCAAGATTAGTTCTATAGGAAAAACATCGGAAAGTAATATATTATTTTTATTAGTTAGCATTGTTAACTGTTTACTCACCGTTTCTATATTTTCAAAAATTATATAAAAAGGATAACCATAGAAATTATTCATATTAATATTTATGGTTTTACCTTCGTAAACTATTTTCCAACAATTACCGCCAAAATAACACTCATAATTAGTCTCAGATATATATATTATTTTCATTTCCATATTGCATGATTAACTTTTAGACCTGTTTTCTGTTCCATGTAGTTTACAAATTGTTTTCTGATTTGATTATTCCATCTATGTCCAGAGTTTTCATCTATAATTCATCATTAGTTAGCCATCATATGAGAATAGATGTAAAGTTCTACTATTTTGACGATTCCTCATCTTGTCATTTCAGGAAAATCATTTTCTCTAGCTTTCAATGCTTTACTCACAATCTCAATTCTTAGGAAAATCACTAAAATATGTACAAAACTTTGCTTGTAAAACCATTTCCACATTGATGACATTTAATCGTCTTATTTTCTTCACTAATCATTTTCAATTTCTTATCTCTTAATCCAAAATTATTCGGATATATTAACACCGGGTCAACAGATAAAGCTCCTTTATATACTTTTCCACAGCTAAAACATGTCAAATTATTTAAAAAATAAGTTTTAACAGACCTTTCAAAATCTATATCCTGGAATGTATTATTTTCTACTTTTAAATCTATATTAGTAATATCAGTATAATCTATCCAAAACAGATAATCCAGTATGAAAACTCCCTTCTTATAATACTCAGTAAAAACCGGACGACATACTTTCAATAATTCATCAGGAGAAACATATTTTTTGGCATCATTAGAAACAAGTATATTATCACTTATTTGATAGTCAAAATTATCCCAATAAATAAATTCGGTATTCTCTGCTTTAATTAATTTAGTCATACTTCTTAATGGAATTACTACTTTGGATTAACATACCATTTTCCAAGCTTTTTATACGAAAAAATATTATATATCAACATTTTAGCAAAATAAGCCGGATAATAAGAATCTATTTTTGCAATCAAGGTTGTATTATCATTTTTTTTAACAGCAATTATATTCGTTTTTGGATACTCCCCGTTTATTTGTTTAAAATTTTCAGCATTGTATTCGTTTGATACATTATTCATTTCAATAAAAAATACTTCATCATAATAACCGTCTATTACAGATATAATTCGGTCTGTTGTAATTAAAAAGTAAGAATTTTTAAGATCACATTCCATAATAGGCAATTCATTTACTAAGAGCATTATATCAGATCCAAAATAATCATCTCCTATTATCTTAGTATGAATTTTATCATTAAACGTTATCCAATCTCTTTCTCCTTTATCCATACTTTTTAAAGTAATTTGAACTGCTAATTGTTTAAATTTCCTTGTTGTTTCCATTATTTTAATGTTTTTTCCCAGGTTACGGCTGTGGACTCAAAATTAGCTGCACCATCTTTAAATGAGTCAAAATGATATCCATATTTTCTCGCCCAAGTAGGGTCACTTGCTAATCTAGAATTCATTACCATTTTAAATTCAATTCTAATTTCCTTAAAACCTTTTTGCTTTGCTAAAGTTTCTACTCCATTAATTAGTTTATCAAATACATTGCCTTTGGGAGCATTAATACTTCTTTCTATTGATACTATTTCTATGTTTAAAATATCACCAGTATACCAACCTTCATTGATTGTTCCAACTACAGTACCAGACTCTCCTATCATCTTGTCAAGCGTCAAAACTTCATCTGCTTTTTTACTAGCTAAAGAAGCTGGACCAAATAATTTATTTACTGCAACAGATTGTAATACTGCAGATAACATCTTCCCCCCATTTGCCTCTTGAGAATTATGTGCAGCATATGTATATGCTCCATTATCAGCATGACAAGATAAACATCCTTTCCAAATTAAACCATCAGAACCCGTATCATCTTGACTCCAACCTCCAAAATTTTTGGGAAGAATAAATCTGTATTGAGGAGATTCGTTTATCCCCTGATTTGCAACTAAAGTATTAGTTGTAACCTGCCGATAACTTCGATCAGAAGCAGTAGGATAATGAACTGGACCGTCAAATATTTTATTAAAGAGTCTGCCAACTCTTTGCAACCAATTCAATTTTTTACCTTTAAGTACTATCTCCTCTATAACACCTCCATCATACACTTTGTTAACGTTCGGCCCTCCTGGCTCTCCTATCCTTTCCCCCATCATTCCTGTAGGGTCTAGTTAACAGGATCATGCCATGTATAGGCAATGGTGACATGGTGATTTCTACCAATGGATCTACCGATAGCCAGAAGCTTCTTTGTGGATCATAATATCGTGCTCCATAATAATACCATCCTGTTTGAGAATCAAATTCTTTGCCGTTGTATTTATAAGGATTATTATACTCATTATTGGATAATTCCATCATTGGTTCTCCGAATGGCATGTATTCATACCAGTTTGTGATTTTAGATACGCTATTTGTTAGCACTGAAGAGCTTCCTAAGTGATCCGGATGTATCCAGTACATTTCTGAACTCAGGATTTCCGGAATTGTCTGTCCTGTTAAACACCCATCAGGATTACTGTTGGTGATTTCATCCAGAAATGCACAGAACTTCCACTGCTGTTCAGCACATCACTATATTTGTTCAACAAGCTCTTATAGCAGGAATCTTTCTCAGGATCCTGAGAAAAATCATTAATCAGCTGCTCAACGACATAGGCACAATCCGGATCGTTCACTAAGGTATTAGACGGAGAGGCATATGTCCCCTGTGTATCTGCGTTGGGAACCCAGACAATCTGCGGATACTGGGCCTGAATAGCAATACCTTTTTCGTTCTTCAAAAACTAAACTTCTATCAAACCCGCTCTTTCATAAATTCCACAATTTCATCATTTTGAAGCTTCGGATTAGCTCCCGAATAACTCGCCACCAAAGCACCAACCGCACTTGCAAAATCCAGTGCTGTTTCGGGGTTTTTATCTGATAGCAACTGGGTGATTAAACTCGCCAGAAACGAATCCCCTGCTCCAACCGTGTCGACCACTTTCACAGGGTAGCCACCATGTTTGTAAAATTTATTGTTCCAAAGTAATATTGAGCCATGTTTTCCCAACGTGACACAAACAGAACTTGTATTTGTTTTTTCTGAAATGAAACGGATGTTTTCTTCAATATCATCTGATTTAAAACCCAACTCACAGGCAATTTCAAGGATTTCTTCATCGTTAAATTTAATGAAATCAGATTTGTTCATTAATTGTTCCAGAAGCTCAATATGGTAGAAAGGCTTTCTCAGATTCACATCAAAAACCTTAAACATTTCAGGGTTGGAATCCAGTAGCCTGAAAAGCGTGTTTCTTGAAGCATCATTCCTGCAGACAAGGCTTCCGTAAAAAAAGACATCGGCATTTTTAACGACATTCAAAGTATCATTATTGATTTCAATAAAATCCCAGGCAGACGGAAATTTGATTTCATAAGTTGCGGAACCACGTTCATTCAATGTTACCTGGACAATACCTGTATCATAATTCTGGGTTGTCATAATTCCGCTGGTATCAAGTTGATTTTCTCTAACGTAGTCACAAATTACTTTTCCATCCTCATCATTACCAACAGCACTTATCATCGCTACCGGAAATCCGAAAGACGCCGTTCTGAGTGCCAGATTGAGCGGAGCACCGCCGATTTTCTTTTCTCCACCAAAGACATCGAAGAGAACTTCTCCGTAGCTTACTGCATTTATTTTTTTATTAAGAAACATTAATTAAGGATTTTTAACATTAATATTGTTGAATGAACTGTCCGAAGTACCAAAAATACTCCATTTTTTGTTTACAACATTGTACACACGATTGCTGAACGCTAATTTATCATTCACATACACTACACAAACATCATTGCTGATGAAAACCGTTACGTTATAATTGGTTCCTGAAATTCCAGACAAAGGATAAGCATTGGCAAAATCCTCACTCCCGCCATTCATTACATAAATTGCCATTCTGTTGGAAGAAGGTTCAAATGAAATTTTAAAACTATTCTTCCCATCATTATCCTGTGCCAAAATCAATCCTGATTTTCCGTTAACAGAAGCGTTCAACGTAAAGCTGATCTGATTGGCTTTCTGGAGCTTCCCGAACATTACCTGGGAATTCGCGGAAAGATTAAAACTATTCCCGTTCTGAGAAGCATTACCTGTAATCTTATCTACTGATAATACAGCATTTTGACCAAATACAGATTGTAATCCTAAAACAGGTTTCACAGCCAGTGTTCCGTCCGAATTCTGAACCAGTCTGTGAGTAACAATATTTCCTGCCCAATCTTTTCCACCGGTATTATTTTCAGGAGTTTTTCTTGCGGTCCATCCTACCAGATAACGGTTTGTATTATCCGAAACCGTTTTAGCCGCATAGAGATAAGAGCCGTCGAGACGGTCATTCTGAGGTGTGGTCCAGGGTCCGTTTGGCGATGTGGAAATTCGGTAATGCGTTCCGGTATTGCTGCTCCAGTTTTCAGAAAAAACAAGATACCAATAATTGCCCATTTTGAAAAGGTCCGGACATTCCAGCATAATATAATTTTCGGAAGAACTGGTAGTATAAATCGGATTTTCTACAGTCCAGTTTCCGGTTGCCGGATTGGTGGTGGTAAATTTCAGCACAACTGCTTTCTTGTCAGAGGTCTGAGCAGAAACCAGCATCCAATATTTTCCGTCTTCAAAATTAAAGAAAACGTGTGGGTCACGGAATTCATAATCATAATACCCTGCCGGAGCAGTGATTTTAAAATTCTTGATCTTCGTCCAGCTTTTCATATCCGTACTTGTTGCCAACAAAACACTCTCCCGTGGATTACCTGAAAGAAATGAAGCTACTTCATTATGACCCGTATAATAGTAATAATAAGTATTTCCAACCTTTACAAGGCTTCCCGTTCCCACTCCGAAATCGGCTTCTGATGAAGTTCCGTAAGGAATCTGTCTTCCCTGATAAGTAAAATCTGTAAAATTACTGGTCTCGAAGCTGTGAATATCGTGAAATCCTTCTCCTGCAGGTTTTGTTTTTGCATCGTGAAGAAAGAAAAGATGGAACTTCCCGTTTTCATAATAAGGCATTACGTCTCCTGCATAACCTTCTGTATAATAAGGATTATTCTCTCCCATCCATCGGTTAGGTGGCTGAGGAAAGATATTGGTTTTGCTGTAAATATCTTCCGAATTAACCTCCGTATCCGAATCGTGATTCTGACAGGAGAATGTTGCCAGCGAAAGTACAGCTGCTACATATATATTTTTAATTGACATTGGTTCTGATATTAATGGGTTACAAGATAATTGAGACTGTTCTCCGTCATCTTTTTGATGTTATCCTGAAACGAGTTGGGCTGGCTTGGGTTTCCGTTCACTGTTTCATTGTACCAGTCGTAGGCCCCCGTACAGATGACCATACATTTTTTGTTGGCAGTTCCGCCGGGAAATTCAGCAATAGCGACACGTCCGTCCAAAGTATTGTCCCAAGCCTCGCTGGCAAGATTATTACCACCTGTCTGGTTTCTCCATCCGGCACCATTTACATATCCACCCCAATCCGGAAGGAACCACCAGGCTGTATGATTCAGACGGAATGTACCTTTCTCAAGCAGATTGGCTTTCCCGGATTCGTAAGTCTGAAGACCATCGAAAACAGGATGATTCTCATTTCCTTTGAAAGAGATTCCCCAATCACTTCCTGTATCTATAAATCCGTTCGGAAGAAAATCTCCGAAAACATTATTCGGTCCTTTTCCTGCGGGAACTATTTCCAACGCGTCAACATATTGTGCAGCAAAGCTTGTGAGCAAAATATTTCCTCCGCCATTAAGATAGGTTTTGATTTTGGAAGTTACATTCGTATTCAGCGCATCGCCCGGCAGAGCGGTAGCCGAGTCAAAATGCCACCAGATCACATTAATTCCCGTAAGATTGGCTGCACCACTTGCGACATCAGCAATCGAAACATATACTGCCCCTGAATATTTTCCGAAAAGCCAGTCAGAAGCTGCAATCTCATCCGGATTTGTCAATCCAGTTCTTGTAGCAGCCGTTCCAAGGAATGCAACGGACGGTCCTGAAACAGGCGTTGTTACTTTAGCAGTATACACTTCTGTAATACTGCCATTAGAAACAGTAAACGAAACAGGATTGGTAAAGTTAAGAGTCGTTCCCGATGCAGGATTGATGCTGATGCTGTTTCCTGTTTCTATTACCGGCTGCAATGCGGTAAGATTTGTTCCCTCCGGCATTGTAAGAGAAATGGTTTTGCCCGAATTATTGATAGTAGCAGATAATCCATTGATCTTAAAGCTGATAACAGGATCCTGAGCTTTTACAATTACCTGATAATCTTTGTAGATATTGCCATTTTTCACTTTGAATTTAACCGGCTGTGAAAAATCAAGCGTTGCTCCTGATGCAGGAGAAACTACCGCTCCCTTCGGAATTTCAATAACCGGAACCAATGTCTTAACGCTTGTCCCGTAAGGAAGTATGATTGTGATTTTATCATTCTTATGATCAATTTCCCCTGAAACACCATTCACCCTGAAAGAAGAAATATTGACCGAAACATCCGTAACAAGTCCATCTTCATTACTGTTATCACAAGACATTATAATTACTGCTGAAAGTAATACCATTATAACCAACTGCAAATTTTTAAATATACTTTTCATATTTTAATATTTTTAGTAGCCGTTATTTTGTTTATAAACCCCTTGGCTGAAATTGATCTGAGCCAAAGGAATCGGGCAATATTCTTCAATTCCGTGGTCAAATCCTGCCTGAGAATAGTAAGATCTTTTTGTTTTTTCACCGGAATAATAGGTATTCATCGCTCCTGCTGTAACACCCCATCTCACAAGGTCGAAGAAACGGCTTCCTTCCATTGCAAATTCCATTCTTCTCTCCCATCGCAATGCTTTCCTTGCAAAATCCTGGTTCCAGGTACAGTTCACGCCCGGCTCATACTTGCTGATCAGATTGTTCGTGGTATAACTTCCGGTCAAAACCGTACTGTTCGCCGCACGCTGTCTCACCTGATTGATTAATGGCAATGCTTCGTTGATTTGTCCAAGTTCAATTAAGGCTTCGGCCTTCATCAGCAAAACATCAGAATATCTTATGATGATTCTATTTTTGGAATTACCGTAGAAAGGGTCTACATTCACGGTACAGCCACATCCTACAGGTACATTTTCCTTCAATGAAGAATAATAACCATAAGTTCCAGGGCTTCTGCTCCAGCTTTCCTGAAAAATTTTATTTTCTTCATATTTCCAGGGCAGTCCAGGCAAGGCAACCGTATGGTAAAGCCTAGGATCCACTTTATAATTGTTGAGCTGATTGTAATTCAAATCTGTATCATTAAAAGTATCAAACATCGGTAATCCCTGAGGCGTCGTTTTGAATGCGTTCACCAGATTCTGGCTTGGTTTATGAAAATCGCAGCATCCCAAACCTTGTGGCAGAGAAAGAACATCACCGTAATTGAGCCTTCCGAAAAGCGTTCCGTCATTGTCAGAATATTGAATGGAAAAAACTGCCTCCGGGCCGTTCTCATGTGTTCCCGGTAGGAAATTGTACCCGAAATCAGGCTCCAGCGTGTAATTTCCGATCACTTGATTGGCAGCATCAATAGATTTCTGAAGCGTAACCGGATTTACCTGCGTTACCGTATAGTTATCATCCTGCTCATACGCCTGATACAGCCTTACTTTAGCAAGATAAGCATAAGCTGCACTTTTCTTGGGTCTTCCCACTTCCGACTGTGTTGCAGGCAGATTAGCCGCTGCAAATTCAAAATTAGAAGCAATAGCTTCCCAAAGTTGCTGGTCGGTTTTTGCTCTGTTGGAGATTTTCGGATAATCATCAATGGGTGTATTTTCATCGACATAAGGCACGTATTTAAATAACGTTTTCAGTAAAAAGTAGTAATGTCCTCTTACGAAACTCATCTCGGCAATCCGCTTTTGCTTGTTTGGGTATTCGGAGTCTGAAAGCTGCTTAAGTGCGGCAATCGCTTTATTACATCTGGAAATCCCTACATAATTGAGATACCATAATCTGTCTAACTCACCAAAATCTGAACGGATATTATTTGAAATTTCAAAAAAGTGAAAAGTCTGGATATCATTGGTTCCGCTTCCTCCTTTGTACGCATCATCAGAACGGACGTTTCCATAAGGCCAAAGACTGAAAGGGGTATCATAGTGGTCATTTCCGAGAGATGCATAGGCCGCAACCACAAAACCATCCACATTCTGAGGTGTTACCACATCAGCTTCCGACAAAACACCTCTTGGTTCAGTGTCCAGAAAATCGTTGCAGGAAGTAGTTCCAAGCAAAAAGGCAAAAGCTATTGTAAAAAGTATATTCTTTTTCATTTTTTATTATTTAAAAATTATAAGGAAAAATTAACTCCAAAATTAAACGTCAGCGGTAACGGATAACCGAATGCCGGCGTTTCAGGATCTATTCCTGTAAAGCTTTTGGATTTTATCGTCCAAAGATTCTGAACACTTGCATACATTCTGAAATTAACAATGTTATAATGCTCCATCAGAGATTTCGGGAATGTGTAGCCCAACTGTAGAACCCTCAGCTTCAGATAACTTCCGCTTTCCACATAGTATGATGAGAATCTGGATTCTGCATTGCCATCCACTGTCGTAAGCGCAGGAATATCCGAATTCGGATTCTGAGGTGACCATGCATTCAGAAGTCTTGTTCCTTTATTGGAACCTACATCATCCACGCTCCAGAAATCGGTCTGGTATTTTTTTGAATTGATTACATCTACATCGCTGATGCCTTGCCAGAATGTTGAAAGATCAAAGTTTTTATATGAAAAGTTGAGATTGACACCATACATAAATCCCGGATTCGGATTGCCAATCCACGTTCTGTCTTTGTCGTCAATCATTCCATCACCATTTAAATCTGCATAGCGGATTCTTCCCAAGCCTTTACCTGACTGACTTGCAGAATTATCCACCTCTGCCTGAGTCCTGAAAAGTCCGTCGGCAACATAACCGTACATTGAGTTTACCGGACGCCCAAGAATATTATCCGTTGTTCCGTTTCCGCCATAATTGTTGATAACGGATTGCGGAAGTTCAGTAATTTTGTTGCGGTTCATCGAGATATTCCCTGAAACTTCGTAACGGAAACCACCTGCGGTTTCATTCTGATAAGACAATGTAACTTCAATCCCTTTGTTTTCCATAGAAGCACC is a genomic window containing:
- a CDS encoding RHS repeat domain-containing protein; this translates as MYWIHPDHLGSSSVLTNSVSKITNWYEYMPFGEPMMELSNNEYNNPYKYNGKEFDSQTGWYYYGARYYDPQRSFWLSVDPLVEITMSPLPIHGMILLTRPYRNDGGKDRRARRAER
- a CDS encoding carbohydrate kinase family protein; protein product: MFLNKKINAVSYGEVLFDVFGGEKKIGGAPLNLALRTASFGFPVAMISAVGNDEDGKVICDYVRENQLDTSGIMTTQNYDTGIVQVTLNERGSATYEIKFPSAWDFIEINNDTLNVVKNADVFFYGSLVCRNDASRNTLFRLLDSNPEMFKVFDVNLRKPFYHIELLEQLMNKSDFIKFNDEEILEIACELGFKSDDIEENIRFISEKTNTSSVCVTLGKHGSILLWNNKFYKHGGYPVKVVDTVGAGDSFLASLITQLLSDKNPETALDFASAVGALVASYSGANPKLQNDEIVEFMKERV
- a CDS encoding glycoside hydrolase family 32 protein, translated to MSIKNIYVAAVLSLATFSCQNHDSDTEVNSEDIYSKTNIFPQPPNRWMGENNPYYTEGYAGDVMPYYENGKFHLFFLHDAKTKPAGEGFHDIHSFETSNFTDFTYQGRQIPYGTSSEADFGVGTGSLVKVGNTYYYYYTGHNEVASFLSGNPRESVLLATSTDMKSWTKIKNFKITAPAGYYDYEFRDPHVFFNFEDGKYWMLVSAQTSDKKAVVLKFTTTNPATGNWTVENPIYTTSSSENYIMLECPDLFKMGNYWYLVFSENWSSNTGTHYRISTSPNGPWTTPQNDRLDGSYLYAAKTVSDNTNRYLVGWTARKTPENNTGGKDWAGNIVTHRLVQNSDGTLAVKPVLGLQSVFGQNAVLSVDKITGNASQNGNSFNLSANSQVMFGKLQKANQISFTLNASVNGKSGLILAQDNDGKNSFKISFEPSSNRMAIYVMNGGSEDFANAYPLSGISGTNYNVTVFISNDVCVVYVNDKLAFSNRVYNVVNKKWSIFGTSDSSFNNINVKNP
- a CDS encoding DUF4960 domain-containing protein codes for the protein MKSIFKNLQLVIMVLLSAVIIMSCDNSNEDGLVTDVSVNISSFRVNGVSGEIDHKNDKITIILPYGTSVKTLVPVIEIPKGAVVSPASGATLDFSQPVKFKVKNGNIYKDYQVIVKAQDPVISFKINGLSATINNSGKTISLTMPEGTNLTALQPVIETGNSISINPASGTTLNFTNPVSFTVSNGSITEVYTAKVTTPVSGPSVAFLGTAATRTGLTNPDEIAASDWLFGKYSGAVYVSIADVASGAANLTGINVIWWHFDSATALPGDALNTNVTSKIKTYLNGGGNILLTSFAAQYVDALEIVPAGKGPNNVFGDFLPNGFIDTGSDWGISFKGNENHPVFDGLQTYESGKANLLEKGTFRLNHTAWWFLPDWGGYVNGAGWRNQTGGNNLASEAWDNTLDGRVAIAEFPGGTANKKCMVICTGAYDWYNETVNGNPSQPNSFQDNIKKMTENSLNYLVTH
- a CDS encoding RagB/SusD family nutrient uptake outer membrane protein, which produces MKKNILFTIAFAFLLGTTSCNDFLDTEPRGVLSEADVVTPQNVDGFVVAAYASLGNDHYDTPFSLWPYGNVRSDDAYKGGSGTNDIQTFHFFEISNNIRSDFGELDRLWYLNYVGISRCNKAIAALKQLSDSEYPNKQKRIAEMSFVRGHYYFLLKTLFKYVPYVDENTPIDDYPKISNRAKTDQQLWEAIASNFEFAAANLPATQSEVGRPKKSAAYAYLAKVRLYQAYEQDDNYTVTQVNPVTLQKSIDAANQVIGNYTLEPDFGYNFLPGTHENGPEAVFSIQYSDNDGTLFGRLNYGDVLSLPQGLGCCDFHKPSQNLVNAFKTTPQGLPMFDTFNDTDLNYNQLNNYKVDPRLYHTVALPGLPWKYEENKIFQESWSRSPGTYGYYSSLKENVPVGCGCTVNVDPFYGNSKNRIIIRYSDVLLMKAEALIELGQINEALPLINQVRQRAANSTVLTGSYTTNNLISKYEPGVNCTWNQDFARKALRWERRMEFAMEGSRFFDLVRWGVTAGAMNTYYSGEKTKRSYYSQAGFDHGIEEYCPIPLAQINFSQGVYKQNNGY